Proteins encoded within one genomic window of Eurosta solidaginis isolate ZX-2024a chromosome 1, ASM4086904v1, whole genome shotgun sequence:
- the LOC137244395 gene encoding uncharacterized protein produces MSAGEIKESRKRWTREETLHLLQCYSARKDEFKQTTVTIKALKAKMRTLLIAYKNAKDNNRQTGAEYCKAPFMEEMNEIFGPEPIISNSHSLNLGSRIQRPLPECCSLAAVGKTHHRTQSLSAI; encoded by the exons aaaagaatcaAGGAAACGTTGGACGAGGGAGGAGACGCTTCATTTGTTGCAGTGCTACAGTGCCCGAAAGGACGAGTTTAAGCAAACCACTGTAACAATAAAGGCGTTGAAGGCGAAGATGCGCACACTTTTGATAGCGTATAAAAACGCCAAGGACAACAACAGGCAGACCGGTGCAGAATATTGCAAAGCTCCATTTATGGAAGAAATGAATGAGATTTTTGGTCCTGAGCCAATAATCTCAAATTCTCACAGCCTGAATTTAGGCTCAAGAATTCAAAGGCCATTACCGGAGTGCTGTTCGTTGGCTGCTGTTG GGAAGACTCATCATCGAACACAGAGTCTCAGCGCAATATAG